Genomic DNA from Solanum dulcamara chromosome 4, daSolDulc1.2, whole genome shotgun sequence:
TATGGCAGGGTGCTTATAGTCTCTCACCGACtaggatcatatcctttatacGAGCCCGACAGCTAGTTACATTCGGGTGTTTAGCATACTTAACATATGTCCATGATGTGTCCAATGAGGCCCCTACTGTTGATTCAGTTCCTGTGGTTAGGGAGTttactgatgtcttccctactgaACTACCTGGCCTAAccctagagagagatattgactttgtcaTAGATTTAGAACTGGGCGCTAATCCCATTTCTACACCACCTTACCTTATGGCCTCCGCAGATCTTAAGAAGCTTAGTGTGtagcttgaggatcttctaggtaagggatttattcgctCGAGTGTGTCTTCGTGGGGCGCACCTTTCCTGTTTTTTAAGAAGAAGGATTAGACTAtgcagatgtgtattgattataagCAGCCGAGCAAGGTGACGATGAAAAACTATTACCCTATGTGTCGTATCGATGATatgtttgaccaactttagggtgtcgccgtgttttctaagattggcTTGAGgtcaggctaccatcagttgtGGATTAGAGTTGCCGACTGTCGCACCCTATTTTCGAACGGGTCGAAATAGTTCACAACATAAAAATGGCTATGCCTCTGATTTTGTAATTGTttgtttagagtcgccacctaattttaaggaaaatattaggaaaaccattgtaaatgtaaactctgttttgatttgcgaaacctgtgagattctaagtaagggttttagttactcgaggggaaggtattaggcatccctTAGAGCCTATCCAAAGATAGTCCttaaacttagttttagaaaaaatgattagggatatttattcatttgttcgttttagaaatattaagaaGAAGGGTTCTtattaaatttgagaaaatagTAAGAATATaaggtatgtcatatatatacgttttatatatgaatgaaccaaatttaataataatatatttattgtatagtaaaaataaataataaataatatacttaaaatatataaaaatacaaatgtatattttaaaatcatttgaataaataacttacttaatttatggtaaaataaatgtCTAGTATTAGCAatgattactttatttatagccacaataaaaagaaaatgaataagATAATAGGCAAGTGtaaatatatgaatatgtaataTGTTGTAAATCTAATTTGGGTGAAATCTCTAATAAGATTAAGGATGTCAAAAaatcattgagttttgaaatattaaactaccctaaatatatatacaaacaaaaatatttaaaaatcgacaggaaataaaattatctacattcttattttcttcggatcagcgccggctcatttatcggaagacaaaatatataaagtttttgtcatttttctgctcgggtcaacttccatcatttccgaagggcctaattacccctacccctcttaagtttatttattattataatcctaaagcgatctaaaagaaataataaaaactaacgtctttaaaaggtgtctaacgtcccaacttaatatccaagaggcattggatgtACTATTTAGGGTAGGTTTTAGACCAAAGGAAATATAggcatcctaattagacacatcgtcaaacaaaaccgataggacaagcagttagcacataaaatctcaagtaagcctctaaattaattaattaacatgcttgaaaacacagataagtTGTAAAGATCATCATGATCATGTGTGTGCGTACAAACTTGAATAATATGACGGGCAAACTTAATTACTAAGATGATTGTGATAAAAGAAGCATGcttgataatttaattattaactaataatattttataaaacccTATTAACATGACTTTAGTTAAGAGCATGCTAAAAATTTATTGAACACTATAGATATGATCTTCTAAATGTTGATATGctgaaatttattaaaatataaacatgattttaaaaaataaaataacatgagAAATACTTATTAGAACCCTATGGGCATGACTTCTACATATAatgttatgaaaaaatatatttatgaagGCCTAATATCTATTTAATTGGCATGCTAGAATTATAATACCTATAAACATaattgttatatgataaaatatgcgGGAAATATTGTTAGATCTCATGGACCCAATAGGCTCAAACTATTCTTACCGACATGGTTTTCTATATgcttgaaataatattaaacccTATAAACGATATCTAGGGGGTTAAAcatgttgaaatttattttaaatgttatttataGGCATGGTGtctaaatgaaatgatatgttgaaaattgattaaaattgtaagcatgattttaaaataaaataacatgacaaatatttatcaaatcctatagacatgatcTCTATGCATAAACTATGATAAACATTTGTTACAATTCtaaaaacatagtttaaatatGAGGCGATGAAGTATTTATTAAGAATCTAAAggtgtgatttttttttattaataatattataataaaaatacttataacAACCTATAGACATAAATTTTACATAACGGATAAACTAATTATTAACTTAAAtgcatgatttatatatattgaccaCATTCTAcattaaacatgatttctataggGTTAAAAATCTTATGGCCATGGTTTCTAAATAAAGTATGTATTGAAAACATTTATTAAATTCTATAGATACAGTTTCTATATGAgtcaatatgatgaaaatatttgtaatcttataaGCATAATTTAATATCTacaaaaatactaaaaatattcattaagtgCTAAAGACatgatttatgtatatttcttacgatgaaaatcttgattttatATGCTTGCAATATTATTAAATTCTATAAACATAGTTCTATATGACATaatgttataaaaatatttattagcaaatatATAGGTATTGCATCTATTAAAGTAGCCTATTAAACTTATTAAATCCTAAACATGATTTCTACATAAATTAACATGCTAGAGTCACGTAGATGATGTTTcaattaatatgctgaaaatgtTAAGATTAAATCATGACATATGATTCAATTAATATGCTAGAAATTATCTATCAAAAGCTTGTGTACATGATTCTTTAATAATAGAATGGTTGATAGTTTGAATAAAATACGAGAGTTGGACAGGTTATTTAATacgtataaataaaaatattgaaatttgacAGATTGATTAAAATGTAGAGTTTATCAATATTAATTTCTGTGATAAAACATATTTcgtttaaaattaaatataagcataaaaataactaatttcTTTCAGCATATTTATCTAGTGTGCGCAACAACCACataaaattatatcaaagtaaataataaatacaagtagCACGTAGATTTCCCCTCCCCTTTAGACAATCCccaatttcattattattattgtgaagAGTAGAGTTTACAAGATTAttacaaaattaaaacaaaaggtaaatgaataaataatacaaaAGGTAAGCGAAATAATGACATTTTAAACTTTCGCACTCCTcgtgtcttgaactttgaagttcaagccctgctaaatcataaaaaaacacaaccaatacacaaatatatatagaggtatatcatgattatataattttgcTAACAAAGCAAGCAAATAGAACAAGAACACATTTCAAGATAATAAaccaatatatcaaagaaaatgggaactaacctggatacttcatgtatttattttgtcaAGATATAATATGTAAGAACCTAAAGTAAAGACagtacaataaaataggaaaagaaagtactaaccggttaatatgagttttatatCAATGAAAAGCGGTAGCAATATCCGAGATCCAAACAAGTCGAAGTAGCAAAAAGGCAAAAGAAAGAgctaaaaaaaacaattaagtattttgttaaaaagCTTCTCTAAGTTCTagtgttcttttcttttttttttttgttttttgtgttCTTGTATTTTCTCTATGTGTGTTCTTCCTTTTTTCTTCTCTCCTCTGTTTTTGTCTTTTTTGTGTATCTCTTCTCTCTGTCTGTtgtccttctttttcttccttaaaTGAAGATGTGAGTTCTTCATTTATAATGAAGAAAGGTattcaagaaaatcaacaaaagtaaTTTCACTATTCTTAGTCAAGACtttttcaaataattcaaacaaaagagcaaatatttcaaaaggggtacaaaatttcaataaagtCAAACAAAATTTTCAACAACAAATCAATTAAGATTTCAACAATGAAATCTATCAAAATTCAAACAACCAAATCAATTTAGTCAGATATATTCAAAACAAATGGTGAGAAAGTCAGAAAGAACAACTccatttgtcaaaaaaaaagtcTCAAATATCATGCCAAGAGGGACCTACTATCATTAATTGTACATAAATTATTACTTTAATTTACAAATCAACTTGTCTCATAATTAGGCTAAATTTACAAGAAAAGAACACATACTACACAACACGTAAATATCGATCATTTATTCATAGCTAACTGAAATATCAACAATGAAGTAATATAGGCACAATAATACTCGTATACTTCAAAGGCCGACTAAGCAAGTTAATAACAAACATTACATTTACATACACAGAAAGAAGGAGGGGACAagcatgtttttttttattttattattattataaagtaGCATGAGTGCTAACTTTATCTAAAGTGGTGGAGCACtaactttattttaaatttcaactATACTTGTCCATAATCAAATATAAGATTATAAACATGGACAGAAAACAACAACACAAATACGTATAATAATCTCCATTTCTAATAAACAAATAAACATTAAAACAAATGATCTACATTttacgtataattaaaatataagctTATGAATATGAATAAGAACAAAAACAAGAGCAAAACAACATAGTATGCTTTGAAATCTTAATCGATTATTAATGAGCAAAAAATCTTtgaatttcaagtttaataaattatttgaagtagacaatcaacccaatatttgttttgaaaacaAAATCTGTAAATGGAGTCTAACATGAGAATACAAATATAATCAAACCAACATATACACAACAATCATATGAAATTTAGATTTGCAAgaaacataacatatatatctatatacacatataatgaagtaaaaaatttaaatgcaaCCATACCAACATATACACAACAATCATATGAAATTTAGATTTGCAAgaaacacaatatatatataaatctatatacgtatataataaaagtaaaatgaaatCATACCAAGACGGATCTATGAAGATCCGTTTTCGATTTATCGTTTTGTTTGTTTAGCAACGACGCTCGAAGAGATCATCATCACTGGTTGGAGGCCGCTGTCGTCACTGCCGCTGTGCGCCGTCGGAGGAGGAGCTGCGAGCTGGAGGATGCTGCGCGTCGACGGAGTTGCTGGCTACCGTTGCGCCGCCGCTGAAAAGTTGCGAGGAAGGAGCAGCAGTTGCTGCTGCTGCGTTCGTGTGGCTACTGTGCGTGTTGCTCGCTGGAGGTGTTGCTGCCGATTGGAGCTGCTGCTGTTCGCgtgagagagaagagaggatGCGAGTGAGAGAGAGATGGAGGTGGCGCGGTGGagggagagaagaagagagtgagGGAGGCGGCGGCTATGGCCTTTGTTGTTTCTTCTCctttggagaagatgatgaatagagagagagagttaggtgaaagaggtagagagagaataagatagttttagggttttggggtgtgaaaaaaaaagataagaacAAATGAGAGCCGTCCGATCAAAATGCAATCTATGGTTGAGATTagaatttgatataaaaatagactacattaaatttaattaggATATAATTATAAGTAGTCATATAAATAAAATGTCATCTAATTAGAATacatgttgaataagtaaaatcataaatttataaaattataatatgatatatgtaaagtaaatatgcatgtacatacaatataaatatttgtgtatatacacataaatgccacatgtatataatacatactaaaaatagatgtttaataggtatgttaacataaacaaattaaaatatataataagcttAAATAATAAcccttttatatacatatgtacataagaCCTATTAAAatacgtatatattaatatgaataagtaaaattacaaaaataaacttagtaaataacatattttataaagaaataCTTATGTATATACTAAAATAGATATGACATACAtattaactaaaattcacaataaacttaattaattaaaaaaaactttatatgCATATGCATATAAGTAGTATTAAAATAGGTATGCAATATGcacaaattaatatgaataagtaaattggtaaaatatacttaattaagtaatatttatacaaagaaaacacacacacacgtataatatatactaaataatgtgaaaaaaatatttgaatgtacaaagtttgttattttcataaacgataaaaaaaatgatgttaataatattaacgaaaaaaatgatattataagctatgaaatccaaaatatatgattttttattattattattattattaattttttgtaaaaattaaaaaatataaatttatacatatatatatataatacaagaaaaataacttttttaaaaatgtctatctattaagatagtgatttaaaaaaaaaatattataggtcggtcaaaattgggtgtcaacagcttgCCCCTTCTTTGCTTGGGAATGAGGGATGAATTGACGAGCAAAGAAATTTGACGGAGTAGCCAATTTTGTCCGACCGATGAGACAACCTCGGAGGGACCTAATGAAATGAGTGAGAGTTGCAAAAATATTGCGGCCGATACTTCAGTTTCAAGTTGCCTACATATCTCTGGTTATACGAGAATCAGGCTGTGTGTAGTTCTGGATTATAGAATCACAACAAATTTTGATCGAATTCAAAAATTTGCCCAGTGTTGGATTATGGTGACACCGAGTTCTTATGAGTGATGAACGTATGGAGATGTTAGCACGAATAGAACGAATATGATCAACGCTCGAACCGAGATTATTAGCCTATTCTAGGATGTGGAAAATCAGGTTGGAGGTAATTCTAAGAAACCAACTCGAAATGAGAAATGCTCTATAGTAATTGGTACTGAAGACCTATGGGAgagaaaagaacatgaattttcaaaacaaattgcCCCAGTATCGAGTCATGGTGATGCTTGAGACATGAAAGAGTCatgcataaaattcaaattcaatattCGAAAAAATCGAGTCTAGTTGAGTTTCGATAGAGAATCCTTGGGGTAGCTAGGGATGCTTGTCATTCCATTAGCTTGCTCTATTTTGTTGCTTAATGGGAGTTCCATGTAGTAATGTGGTGTCCTCCGTCTGGCGGAGTGATTGTAATGTAAACGCCTTCATCCGGCGGTGTAGAGCTTGTAAATGTAATGCCTATATCCGGCGATATAaaacttgtaaatgtaacgcctgtatctagcggtgtaaaacttgtaaatgtaacgcctgtatccgacGGTGTAAGACTtataatgtaacgcctgtatccggcgatgtaagacttgtaatgtaacgcctgtatccggcgatgtaaaacttgtaaatgtaacgcctgtatctggcggtgtaaaacttgtaaatgtaacgcctgtatccggcggtgtaaaatTTGTAacgtaacgcctgtatccggcggtgtaaaacttgtaaagtaacgcctgtatccgatGATGTAAAACTGCAAaataacgcctgtatccggcaaTGTGAAACTGCAAAGTAActcctgtatccggcggtgtgaaactgtaatgtaacgcctgtatccgacgatgtaaaacttgtaaagtaacgcctgtatccggcggtgtagagattgtaaagtaacgcctgtatccggcggtgtagagATTGTAAAGTAatgcctgtatccggcggtgtaaaactggtaatgtaaatttaactGTAGATGTACGACGTTGTAGTATACATGCTCCTGATCGAATGAGTTTGACGAGGTTTGCTATGTACAACCTCCAGATGGTGGAGTTTGGATTGTTTGGTATATACATCGTCCAGACGTCGAAGTTTGGACGATATTTGTTATATACAGTCTTCAGACGGTGGAGTTTGAATGATGTTTGCTATATACAGCCTCCAGACGGCGGAGTTTGAATGATGTTTGCTATATACAGCCTCCGATGGTGGAGTTTTGACGACGTTTTGCTATATACGATCTCTAAATGCCAGAGTTTGCATGGTGTTCGCTATATACAATCTTCGATGGATAGAGTTTGCACGGTGTTAGCTATATACATCCTCCGATATTCGAAGTTCGAACGGTGATTGCTATATACAGCCTCCGGTCGGCGGAGTTTTGAATGGTGTTAGATGGCGTTATCCAATCGAGGGAGCTTATTTGACGCAGTTAGACGATATTCTCCGACGGAGGAGTTGTTGACGAGGTTAGAAGACAAGCTCCAATTGATGGAGTTATATTTGACAAAAGTAAACTATCCTATTTATCCTATGGGGGCCCCCTTGTCTTTAGTGTTTTGATCCGGATCTCGATCGTACCTGCAAAGATTTAAAGGGAAATCCTTTAGACAGCACATCGAAGTATAAAGTATTTCTGATAAATAAAGTAAGGGAAGAATATtttggcttatgattttgagaaGTCGAATGGCGTTTGTAGTCATCCTCTAGACTTGAGGTTGGCTTCCTCGATCTTTTGTTTTCCTGCgctcaaagaaaattttagtttggGAGGGGCTGTTGACTTGTATCGACTCGCTGATTCAGGCCTCGTCATCAGGAACCTCCAATACCTCTATAGTCCGTCCGTATTATCTTAACCTAGAGACTTAGTAGGGGGAATAGTAGAGaagcatttatttttttaaaaaataagtaaataaatgaataaaaataaataaataaaaataatagtttgtTTTTTGACAAAAgagtatatcatatatatatatatagatagatagatagatagatagagagagagagagagagtaatcCTTGATCATCTTAAGGTTATGACATGATTTGGAGTCCATCGTGCTTCTCCGTATCCAAATGTAATCTTTCTTGTAGTCTTGTTCTCTGACGATGCTTCTCTTGACTTATTCGCGAGATCCTTCACGTTCTAATGATACCTAACTAAAGGAGAGTTTTCTAAGGTATGACCGAACCCTTAAGGTTGCCTACGTATCCCCAAATGGGAATCAGGTCTGCACGTAGTTCGAGGATAAGAAATGAACATTATGCAGTACAATGACCGAGCCTTACtcaggctgcctacgtatccaaATGGAATCGGGTTAGGACGTAGTTCAATTACAATAGAAAAGTGAAACTATAAAGGGACCGAATCCGGCAAGGATTGCCTACGTATCCCACCGAGGAAAGTCAGGTCGAGCGTAGTTCTAAATACATGAAAGTGATGTTTTTGGATTTTCTAAAAGAGGACCGAACCCGATGTGGGCTGCCTACGTACCCCACCGTGGGAAGTCAGGTCGAGACGTAGTTCTATTTACATGGAATTTAagagtaaaaaaaatgaaagccaGTCTTGATGTCTTCAGATGTAGTACTTCTTGATGGAGTCTGAGTTGATTGGCTTCGTGCTCACTGTGCCATCCATTTCTGCTAAGATTACTGCTCCTCCGGATAATACTCTATGAACCATGTAAGGACCTTGCCAGTTTGGTGCAAATTTCCCCTTAGCTTCTCCTTGGTGAGGAAATATCTTCTTCAATACGAATTATCCTAGTGTGAATTGTCGAGGCTTGACTTTCTTGTTAAATGCTTTGGCCATCCTGTTTTGGTAAAGTTGACCATGACAAACTGCATCCATTCTTTTCTCATCAATGAGCATCAACTATTCAATCCTGTTGCGAATCCATTCTGCATCATCTAAACCGACCTTTTGAATAATCCTTAAAGATGGTATTTCCACTTCAGCAGGTATTACTGCTTCTGAACCATAAACCAACATATAAGGAGTTTCCCCAGTGGAAGTTCTGATTGTGGTACGATAACCGAGCAGAGCATATGGTAACTTCTCATGCCATTGTCTGTGACCATCCACTATTTTCCTCAAAATCTTCTTGATGTTCTTGTTTGCTGCTTCAACTGCTCCATTCATCTGTGGCCGATAAGTTGTGGAATTTCGATGAGTAATCTTGAATCGCTCACAAATTTCCTTCATAAGATCGCTGTTGAGATTTGCCGCATTATCTGTTATAATTGATTCTGGAATCCCGAATCGACAAATGATATTGTTACGAACAAAATCTGCCACGACTTTCTTAGTTACTGCCTTATATGTTGAAGCTTCGACCCATTTTGTAAAATAATCAATAGCTACAAGGATGAAACGATGTCCATTTGATGCAGGAGGATCTATGGGCCTAATTACATCCATGCCCCAAGCGGAAAATGGCCATGGGGAACCCATAACATTGAGATCATTTGGTGCAACTCGTATAAAATCTCCATGCACTTGGCATTGATGACACTTCTACACGTATCGAATGCTATCTCTCTCCATGGTCATCCAAAAATATCCAGCTCTTAAGATCTTCTTAGCCAGAGTGAATCCATTCATATGAGGTCCACATGTTCCTGCATgtatttcttctaaaagccTCATCGCTTCTTTGGCGTCAACACATCTCAGCAATCCTAAATCCGGAGTCCTCCTATACAGGATTTCTCCAttaagaaagaaatgattggACATTCTTCTTAAAGTCCGTTTCAACTTGCTCGTGGCATTTTTAGGGTATTCATGTGCCTCTATTAATCTCTTGATGTCATAGTACCATGGTCTTCCATCCATTTCCTCAACAACATGAAAACAATACACATGTCTATCATGTAATTTTACTTCGATAGGGTCGATGTAATTATTGTCTGGATGCTGAATCATAGAGGATATTGTCGCCAAAGCATCGGCAAATTCATTTTGAGCTCGAGGGACATGTTTGAATTCAATACTTGTGAATTTCCTACTCAACTCCTTTATGCAATGCAAATAAGGAAGGATTTTCACATTCTTAGTAGCCCATTCTCCTAGCACCTGATGAACTAATAAATCAGAATCACCTATGACCAAAAGCTCTTTGACGTTCATGTCTATGGCCATTCTAAGTTCGAGAATACAAGCTTCATACTCTGCCATGTTATTGGTGCAATCAAACCTAATCTTGGCTGAAATTGGGTAATATTGACCCTTTTCTGAAATCAAAACCGCTCCTATTCCAATTCCTTTGGAATTTGATGCTCCATCGAAAAACATCATCCAACCATCGTATCGTTCTGATACGTCTTCTCCTACAAACAATACTTCTTCATCAGGGAAGTAAGTTTTGAGCGGCTCATAATCTTGATCCACTGGATTTTCTGCGAGGTGGTCAGCCAAGGCTTGTCCTTTGATGGCCTTCTGTGTCACGTACACAATGTCGAACTCGCTTAACAAAATTTGCCATTTTGCCAATTTACCTGTAGGCATTGGCTTCTGAAATATGTACTTTAGTGGATCCATTCTTGAGATCAAGTACGTGGTGTATGCAGACAAGTAATGCCTAAATTTTTGCGCGATCCAAGTCAAATCGCAACATGTTCGTCCCAATAAGGTATATCTTTCCTCATACGGTGTGAACTTCTTACCCAAGTAGTAAATGTCTTGCTCTCTTCTACCTGTCTCATCATGTTGTCCCAATACGCATACAAATGCATTGTCCATGACAGATAAGTATAATAGCAATGGCCTCCCAGACTCAGGTGGGACCAATACTGGCGGGTTGGACaaatattctttgattttatcaAAAGCCCTTTGACATTCCTCCGTCCATTTTATGGCAGCATCCTTCTTTAGTAATTTAAAAATGGGTTCACAAATTACGGTGGATTGTGCTATGAATCGACTAATGTAGTTAAGCCTTCCCAAGAAACTCATCACgtccttcctggtcttcaggggAGGTAATTCTTGAATTGCCTTGATCTTAGAAGGATCCAACTTTATGCCTCTCCTGCTAATAATTAACCCTAACAGTTTTCCTGCAGGTACTCCAAATGCACACTTTGCTggatttaattttagattataCTTTTGCAACCTCTCAAAGAATTTTCGTAAATCATATAGGTGGTCCAAACTCCTTTTGGATTTGATAATGATATCGTCCACATATACTTCAATCTCCTTAtggatcatatcatgaaagagggTGGTCATGGCCCTCATATAGGTTGCACCAGCATTTTtaggccaaatggcattactCTATAGCAATACACCCCCCATGGAGTGATAAATGCTGTCTTTTCTGCATCATCTTCATTCATCAGTATCTGGTGATATCCCGCAAAACAATCGACAAATGATTGCAATTCATGTTTTGCACAATTATCGATGAGTATATGAATATTTGGGAGAGGGAAATCATCCTTAGGACTAGCTCTGTTGAGATCTCGATAGTCTACACATATTCTGATCTTCCCATCCTTTTTTGGCACTGGTACTATATTAGCCAGCCAAGTGGGGTAATTTGTGACCCTCACAACGTTTGCCTCAATTTGCTTGGTTACCTCCTCTTTAATCCTTAGACTCAAGTCTGGTTTGAACTTTCTTGTCTTATGTTTAACAGGTAGGAAGGTGGGATCGATTGGTAGTCTGTGTGAGACGATATCGGTGCATAACCCCGGCATATCATCATAAGACCAAGCAAATATGTTGATATGTTGCCTAAGCAATTCTATTaactccttctttctttcggcCTCCAAATGTATGCTAATTCGTGTTTCCTTCACAGTTTCCTCATCTCCTAAGTTGACAACCTCTGTTTCATCCATATTAGGCTTCTCCTGGCTCTCGAACTGCTCGACCTCCAGTGGTAGGTTTTCAGGCATCATGCTTTCATCATATTCTTCTTGATCGTGTTCGTTCTTTTCACTTTGCTCGATGGATTCATTACATGTCATAACCGTTGAACTAGGATTTTTAATATGAATGCTGAAAAGTATAAAAGgcgagtaaaaataaataagtaggtaGAAATAATGAgacaattttttaaagaaattaaagacttttatttaaaagcaTTCTAGCTTTTTAGAAAAAgcaaccaaaaacaaagatcAAGCATGATACAAGCCTCAGCTTTGatcattcaaatttaaaaatacaaaactacGTTCCACACTACCAGGACTCTTGTCGAAACAGGGACGGACTGATGGTCCAATTCTGCAAGCTTTCTCCAGGCTTGGAATCATGAATTCTCAATTTGCAGAGATCTatctcttcctcttctccaaTCATGGCCACGAACAAATTTCCTATTCCTTCTATTATGTCATCGTCAGATGCGTGATCTAGAATCAGAACTTGCTCTGGTACAAACATTGTCTTGATGGATCCTGTGTTGCGAACTCGCCCCGATGTAGATCCATATCCGAGTCCAGTAGTACCTTTCTGATGATTCAGCTGGATGGGTTCAACTATGCCATTGGCTCTGGGTCCAAGTCCTGTCTTAGGCTGATACCCGTATTTCAACATCTCTACCGCGACCATCTTCGCTGCTCTTGACAATTTCACACCAACTGACTCTAACTTCTCCTCAACCCTCACAGCTTGCATGATTTCTAAAGTGTGAAAAGTGGCTCCATCTAATTCCTCAGTGACTGGGACAGAATTGACAGAATAGACGGGGTGATTGAGCTCTCCATGAATGGTAATTTCTGCATGACCCCACTCAAACTTTACACATTGatgaagagttgaaggaactGCTTTTGCTACGTGGACCCATGGTCTTCCCAGCAGCAGGTTGTAGTTCGATGACACATCCATCACTTGAAATAAAACTGGGAATTCTGCTGG
This window encodes:
- the LOC129884264 gene encoding uncharacterized protein LOC129884264, with protein sequence MGSPWPFSAWGMDVIRPIDPPASNGHRFILVAIDYFTKWVEASTYKAVTKKVVADFVRNNIICRFGIPESIITDNAANLNSDLMKEICERFKITHRNSTTYRPQMNGAVEAANKNIKKILRKIVDGHRQWHEKLPYALLGYRTTIRTSTGETPYMLVYGSEAVIPAEVEIPSLRIIQKVGLDDAEWIRNRIE